A DNA window from Ignavibacteriales bacterium contains the following coding sequences:
- a CDS encoding alpha/beta fold hydrolase, with the protein MLNSKVIFIFLLLFSFSSKIFAQTQIIGHWEGAIIIMGSDLGIKIDFKEIDKEIKGTIDIPIQNAFGLPLINIDTKIPMIHFDLQGGPGLASFDGKIMSDSIVGDFSQAGMKGTFYLHKGISSNTAVPPEPPPPYAEEEVKIESGKITLAGTLSVPNSAGPHPAVIMITGSGAQNRDEEIFGFKPFKIIADYLTRIGIAVLRCDDRGIGGSTGSMENATGEDLAKDVESQLKYLLNRKEIDQKKIGLLGHSEGGIIAPFVASRSKDIAFMVLVAAPSVSGDKIILKQIELLSRAGGATDSDINQALELQKQVYKVVRENKGWDELRTAISNDAKESLKKLSPEELKSISDPDKLIKTSTDAKINGAKSEWFKYFIDFDPSKYLGKINCPVLALFGELDMQVPPDLNKDPLESALKKSGTKDYSINTLPKANHLFQEAITGNPSEYGSMKKQFVTGFLEKVADWIKNRSAKNNKVNESEN; encoded by the coding sequence ATGTTGAACTCAAAAGTAATTTTTATTTTTCTACTATTATTTTCTTTCAGCTCAAAGATTTTCGCGCAAACCCAAATCATCGGTCACTGGGAAGGCGCAATCATCATAATGGGATCTGACCTTGGCATTAAAATCGATTTCAAAGAAATTGACAAGGAAATAAAAGGAACAATCGATATACCTATCCAAAATGCGTTTGGATTGCCGCTGATAAATATCGATACGAAAATACCGATGATACATTTTGATTTGCAGGGAGGTCCCGGGCTTGCATCTTTCGACGGTAAAATAATGAGCGACAGCATCGTCGGAGATTTCTCGCAAGCTGGAATGAAAGGAACATTTTATTTACACAAAGGAATTTCTTCGAACACCGCCGTACCACCTGAACCTCCTCCTCCATACGCAGAAGAAGAAGTTAAAATAGAAAGCGGGAAAATTACACTCGCAGGAACTTTATCAGTGCCGAACTCGGCAGGACCTCATCCGGCAGTTATTATGATAACAGGAAGCGGCGCTCAAAACCGTGACGAAGAAATATTCGGATTCAAACCGTTCAAAATAATTGCCGATTATCTTACACGTATCGGTATCGCAGTGCTTAGATGCGATGATAGGGGAATCGGCGGTTCAACCGGCAGTATGGAAAATGCAACCGGTGAGGATTTAGCGAAAGATGTTGAATCGCAATTAAAATATCTTTTAAATCGCAAAGAAATAGATCAAAAGAAAATCGGACTTCTGGGTCACAGCGAAGGCGGTATTATTGCTCCTTTTGTTGCATCTCGATCTAAGGATATCGCATTTATGGTTTTGGTGGCAGCTCCCTCAGTTAGCGGAGACAAAATTATTTTAAAACAAATTGAACTTCTCTCGCGCGCTGGCGGAGCAACCGATTCTGATATTAATCAAGCGCTCGAATTACAGAAGCAAGTATATAAAGTCGTCAGAGAGAATAAAGGATGGGACGAATTAAGAACAGCGATTTCAAATGATGCTAAAGAAAGTTTAAAGAAATTATCTCCTGAAGAGCTCAAATCTATTTCAGATCCGGACAAGCTAATCAAAACAAGTACCGACGCTAAAATCAACGGAGCAAAGAGTGAGTGGTTTAAATATTTTATCGATTTTGATCCGTCAAAGTATTTGGGAAAAATTAACTGTCCTGTACTTGCGTTATTCGGTGAGCTTGATATGCAGGTGCCACCTGATTTGAATAAAGATCCGCTTGAATCTGCATTAAAAAAATCCGGGACTAAAGATTATTCAATTAACACTCTGCCAAAAGCCAACCACTTATTTCAGGAAGCCATTACAGGAAATCCCAGTGAATATGGCTCTATGAAGAAACAATTTGTAACCGGATTTTTGGAGAAGGTCGCAGATTGGATAAAAAATCGATCAGCGAAGAATAATAAAGTGAATGAGAGTGAAAATTAA
- a CDS encoding citrate (Si)-synthase, which translates to MATLKEKLAQIIPGLREEVKNLVKEHGAKVISEVTIEQLYGGQRGVKCLVCDTSEVPPDKGLIIREKPIGELRDKLPEEIFYLLCTGELPDESALKALQSDLEARQDVPAYVWDVLKAMPKDSHPMVMFNTAILVMEKESVFRKKYNEGMKKDVYWEPMLEDALNLIAKLPNVAAGIYRMRFGKGERITPKKGIDWSANYVHMLGLADPNGEFTKLMQLYLTLHSDHESGNVSAATTATVASALSDLYYAVSAGLNGLAGPLHGLANQECLGWVLETNKKFGGKPTPEQLRSYAQETLSAGRVVPGYGHAVLRITDPRFDAFLAFGKKYCSADPVFQTVSNVFDVVPDVLKQVQKIKDPWPNVDAGSGALLYHYGMTEFDYYTVLFSVSRALGVSAQAIISRAMGYPIVRPKSVTTKWAKAQATK; encoded by the coding sequence ATGGCTACATTAAAAGAGAAATTGGCTCAAATAATCCCTGGACTTCGCGAGGAAGTAAAAAATCTCGTGAAGGAACATGGAGCAAAGGTAATTTCTGAAGTAACCATCGAACAATTATACGGCGGACAACGCGGTGTAAAATGTTTAGTGTGCGATACTTCTGAAGTCCCACCCGATAAAGGATTAATCATTCGCGAAAAACCGATAGGCGAGTTGAGAGATAAATTACCCGAGGAAATATTTTATTTATTGTGCACCGGCGAATTACCCGATGAATCGGCTTTGAAAGCGCTTCAGTCAGATTTGGAAGCAAGACAAGATGTTCCCGCGTATGTATGGGATGTTTTAAAAGCTATGCCGAAAGATTCCCATCCGATGGTGATGTTTAACACCGCAATATTGGTGATGGAAAAAGAATCTGTCTTCCGGAAGAAGTACAACGAAGGAATGAAGAAAGATGTATACTGGGAACCGATGTTGGAAGATGCATTAAATCTGATCGCAAAATTGCCAAACGTTGCTGCCGGAATTTACCGCATGAGGTTTGGTAAAGGTGAACGCATTACTCCGAAAAAAGGTATCGATTGGTCAGCGAATTATGTTCACATGCTCGGTCTCGCTGATCCAAATGGCGAATTCACAAAATTAATGCAGCTCTATCTCACTCTGCACAGCGATCATGAAAGCGGAAATGTGAGTGCCGCAACTACAGCAACTGTCGCTTCTGCTCTCTCTGATTTATACTATGCAGTTTCAGCCGGATTGAACGGACTTGCTGGACCGTTGCACGGACTTGCAAATCAGGAATGTCTCGGTTGGGTTTTGGAAACGAATAAAAAATTCGGCGGTAAACCTACACCGGAACAATTGAGAAGTTATGCCCAGGAAACATTGAGTGCCGGAAGAGTTGTGCCGGGATACGGACATGCAGTATTGAGAATAACCGATCCGCGATTCGATGCATTCCTTGCCTTCGGCAAGAAATATTGCTCGGCAGATCCGGTATTCCAAACCGTATCCAATGTATTTGACGTTGTGCCGGATGTTCTGAAACAAGTTCAGAAAATCAAAGATCCTTGGCCCAATGTTGATGCAGGTTCAGGTGCGTTGTTGTACCATTATGGAATGACTGAATTCGATTATTACACTGTGTTATTCAGCGTTTCGCGTGCACTCGGAGTGTCAGCTCAGGCAATTATTTCAAGGGCGATGGGTTACCCGATTGTCAGACCGAAATCTGTAACTACAAAATGGGCTAAAGCACAAGCCACCAAATAA